A region of the Arachis hypogaea cultivar Tifrunner chromosome 15, arahy.Tifrunner.gnm2.J5K5, whole genome shotgun sequence genome:
aaaaaaatataataaaataaaataaaataaaaaacgtttattacaatattttttttggtgacttaacgtttattacaatatataattatatatctgcacacagaaaagaaaaaaaaaaaaagaaagaaacgttTCTCCCTTTCTCACTCATATACAAAGATTTAATTGTTGAGAAacgataaaaaataactaaaaaaaataaaggaaatgaaacGCGAGATAGAAAAATAGGGATTTTCCGGGAAAATTCGAGCTTCCGAGAAGGTGCGAGAAAATTGGATAGAGGGAAGGAAGGGAAAGAGCGATGGCGACGCCGTTAACGGGGGTGCAGCACCTAGAGGGAGTGGCGGTGCTGCCGAATCGCGTGAGCAAGGTGGAATCTTCCAATGGCGGCGCATTCAACGGTTCTTCGCAATTGGAGTCGCCAATTTTGATATTCTCGTTCTTCCACAAGGCGATTAGGAACGAGCTCGATGCTTTGCACCGATCGGCCATGGCGTTTGCCACCGGTGATGGTGACCGCTCCGAGCTCCGGCCGCTCTCCGAACGGTACCATTTCATCAGATCGATGTATAGGCACCACTCCAATGCTGAAGATGAGGTTCGCCACTTTCTGGATTTTTGTTCTTTCGTTTCTGTTTCTTTCTTTGGAACATGTTAAAAGTGTGTCGAAAAATGGTGTAGAAGAAACTTGGAGATTTTGAATAGGGTAAGAACAATTGAGTTTCAgtgaaaatatttatttacttttttttcgtGTGCTGAAAAATTGAAGTTTCGTAGTGTGATTTTTCATTAATCAAGatgttttggtgtttttttttttttaaattttcgttCAAAGTGGATAGCCTTTTTGTCATTCTCATTATTTTTGGCTTTTGATAAGATGAATTGGATATGCAAGGCCTTAATATGGTGAATCCCTTCATAGGGTCTCATTCTCAATGAAgatttcgctttttttttttttctctttttatttgttattttaaactTTTGCCAAATGAAGAATGTTAGTTACAATCACTTCTAAGATCTATATGTTGCGTGAGGAGATTAACTTGCGGTTCCTTAGTTTGTGCCTTTATGGGTTTATAAGAACAGTGAGCTATTGTTTATCACTAAATAGTAGTAAATAGTTGTAATTATATTGGTTGTGTGCTGATCCGTGAGTTGAGACTGAATTTAGATTTTATATCGAAGTAACTTTATCTAGTTTGTGATACACGATTAGATTTCTGTTTGATTTGAAATGATTGGTCTATCTCTACACACACAAATTTTGGTGGTATTATGGTATGAAAGACATTTGGGTCGGTCTTGcaatgcattttattttattttttttccaaataagTTGGATGGAAATCTGTGAGCATTGTCACTTTTGGATTTAAATCTTCAGGGCATTCTTTTGCATTTGGTTTATCATTTATCTATAGTGGTATATGCTATTGATATCTTCTTCATGGAGTCTAAGGACTGTTTTTTTCATGATTTTGATCCTATATACGTGCTTTGTACTTTCCCAAATTGATGTTTCATGATCCAATATAGTGGTTCCTGCCTTTCTGCTACAATTGAACATTCTGAGGGAAATCTATTCTGGAATGTAGGTGATTTTTCCAGCTTTAGACATACGTGTGAAGAACGTAGCACATACATATTCTCTTGAACACAAGGGAGAAAGCAATCTTTTTGATCATCTATTTGAGCTTCTAAATTCTTCAACCCATAACGATGAAAGTTTCCCAAGGGAGTTAGCATCGTGCACAGGAGCTTTACACACATCAGTTAGTCAACACTTAGCTAAGGAAGAGGAGCAGGTAGATGTCCACTTTGACTCTTCTATTGAGATAAATGCATAGTTGATAGTTCACAtagctttgtttttttttcttttttcactccCAACAACTATAAGCTAAAGGTACTATTATTTACTGACAGGTTATTGCAGGCTAGATGCTACATACCATGTGGTATAACTGTAAAGATTATATTTGTTCGATGTCTgttatccaatttgtgctttgcTTATTTGATGAATTTAATATTCTTTAATGACTACTTTCCTTAACCCAACCATGTTGATTTCAAGTTGTGATTCAGCATCAGTAGTGTAACTTTTATTAGCATAAAACTAGTCATGTGTAGTCTTTGATACGAACAATAGCAGGACTATATTGATTTTTCTTATATATTGCCCATATACTTGTATACAAATACAAAATATGCAAACTATAATAACCTTTAATATCctttaaagtaaaggaaagtagCCCCATATCATAGAAGACTACAGGTTAGACCAGATCTCAAtagtttgttttatttgcaaACCTGAGAGTACCACTTCGGAGAAAAACCAAAGAATGCACATCTGTCCATGTGATTGGGGTTGGGTTATAAACCAGAAAATTCAAACAATTAACACGTTGGCATGTTTGCTTGTGTTCAGGTCTCTCTCTCCCTTTAAAGGGTATGAACGATACAGATATTTAACTTGTGAAATGGATGTGCGAGTTTCATTATGGAAATCATTACCTTATTTTAGAAGGATGAAATTCCCTGTTGATTTTGGTGTGTCTTACTTTTGTTTTGTTGGATGATACTAGGTTTTTCCACTGCTCATTGAGAAGTTCTCTCTGGAGGAACAAGCATCTTTAGTTTGGCAATTCCTTTGCAGTATTCCTGTGAATATGATGGCTGAATTTCTTCCATGGCTTTCAACATCTATATCACCTGAAGAATCTCAGGATTTGCGGAAGTACTTAAGCAAAATAGTTCCAGAGGAGACGCTTCTTCAAAAGGTGTGATGTTAATGATGTTTTAGAGTATTATTCTTTTGTTCCTTTCTCGTTTTATATGCATTTGAACATGTCATGATAATGTAACTGATCATATTCTTGCTTATTGAAGGTTATTTACACATGGATGGAAGGTAGAAGTAGTGCTAACACAGTTGAAAATGGTGTAGATCATTCTCAAGTTCAATGTAGTCCTAGTCCATTAACCCATCAGATTGGGAAAGTAAAATGTGCATGTGAGTCCACAGGAACGGGGAAAAGGAAATATTCTGGATGTATCATAGATGTTTCTGACACTACCGGAACACATCCTATAGATGAAATATTGCTCTGGCATAATgcaattaaaaaagaattaaatgaGATAGCAGTGGAGACCAGAAAGATACAATTGTCTGGAGATTTTACCAATCTGTCAGCTTTTAATGAAAGGTTGCAATTCATTGCAGAAGTTTGCATATTTCACAGGTATTGCTTTAACTTTGTTCTATGCCATGTAGAAGTATCACGTGTTTTTTCGGTTAAAAAAGTCATTATTTTGATTTCctgttggatgtttcttttttacCTCATTTTGCAACATAAAAGAGTGCTGTATTTTAATTCCTTTTATACATAAAGGggtgtgtattttaattcccttttatatattGATTTACAAATTGAAATTTACAAAAGATTGAATTGTGCTACTTTCTTAAATGCTATCCTCTTGGGGAGAATCTGTTGTTTTGATATCCTGTAGTATATTGAGTGgcaaaatgattttgaaagaaaGTCCGTTAAGTTATCTACTTTCTAAAAGCTTCCCTCTTTAGTCAATTCTTTCTCTCAATTCTCAAGGACTGAATAATTGACTTTTCTATAAAATGCAGTATTGCTGAGGACAGGGTTATTTTTCCAGCAGTAGACGCAGAGCTATCTTTCTTTCAGGAGCATGCTGAAGAAGAAAGCCAATTTAATGACTTCCGGTGTTTGATTGAAAGAATTCAAGGTGAAGGAGCAACATCTAACTCCGAAGTTGAATTTTATTCCAAGTTGTGCTCACATGCTGATCATATAATGGAAACCATCCAGAGGCATTTCAAGAATGAAGAAGTTCAGGTGAGTCTTCATGAGTGAGATGCGGACTGTATGTAGTGTTAATCTTCAAAAGCATGTCATAGCTTGGCAGACGCCTGATACGTATGAGCAATGCTTTTATTAAGTGAATTAAATTGTCTTTCCGGTAGATAAATATGATGTAGGAGAGGTTCTGTTCTTCTTAATCCATAGTTGAATTATGGAAAAAAGTTGGTCAAAATAGTTGCAACAGTAAGctatctttttattaatttaattttttttaaatacatgatAGATTCTCTCTCATCTGTAGGTTCTTCCACTTGCACGGAAGCACTTTAGTATCAAAAGGCAACGTGAACTTCTGTATCAAAGCTTGTGCATGATGCCTCTGAAATTGATTGAACGTGTGCTGCCATGGTTGGTTGGATCATTGACTGAAGATGAAGCAAAGATGTTtctgaaaaatatgcaattagCAGGTTTTctgtctattttaaaattttcttcttGTGGAAAGAAAATACATATATGATGAGTACTTTAGCATGAGACTTCCATATCTAACAATTTTGCAATTCATTCCAGCTCCAGCGACAGACTCTGCTTTAGTCACACTCTTTTGTGGTTGGGCTTGCAAGGCTCGTAACTATGGTTTGTGTTTGTCTTCAAGTGCATTAGGTTGTTGTCGTGCTCAAACATTTGCTGACATTGAAGAGAATATTGTTCAACTCTCCTGTGGTTGTGCTTCTACATCATCTGCTCGAGATTGTTTTCTGTTAACTGGATCAGATTCCCAAAGATCAGTGAAGCGCAACATGACGGAGTTGCACAAGAATGGAGATGTCCCAGAAACTTTAGAAAATGAAAGTATCCAGAAACAATGTTGCAGTCCCCGATCTTGTTGTGTGCCAGCTTTAGGGGTTAACACTAACAATTTGGGGCTCAGTTCACTTTCTACAGCCAAGTCTTTACGCTCCTTGTCTATCGCCTCTTCTGCCCCATCCCTGAATTCTAGTCTTTTCATATGGGAAACAGACAGCAGCCCATGTGATTTAGGATCGACAGAAAGACCAATTGATACCATATTTAAATTCCATAAAGCTATACGCAAAGACTTGGAGTATTTAGATGTTGAGTCTGGGAAGCTTAAT
Encoded here:
- the LOC112751097 gene encoding zinc finger protein BRUTUS; amino-acid sequence: MATPLTGVQHLEGVAVLPNRVSKVESSNGGAFNGSSQLESPILIFSFFHKAIRNELDALHRSAMAFATGDGDRSELRPLSERYHFIRSMYRHHSNAEDEVIFPALDIRVKNVAHTYSLEHKGESNLFDHLFELLNSSTHNDESFPRELASCTGALHTSVSQHLAKEEEQVFPLLIEKFSLEEQASLVWQFLCSIPVNMMAEFLPWLSTSISPEESQDLRKYLSKIVPEETLLQKVIYTWMEGRSSANTVENGVDHSQVQCSPSPLTHQIGKVKCACESTGTGKRKYSGCIIDVSDTTGTHPIDEILLWHNAIKKELNEIAVETRKIQLSGDFTNLSAFNERLQFIAEVCIFHSIAEDRVIFPAVDAELSFFQEHAEEESQFNDFRCLIERIQGEGATSNSEVEFYSKLCSHADHIMETIQRHFKNEEVQVLPLARKHFSIKRQRELLYQSLCMMPLKLIERVLPWLVGSLTEDEAKMFLKNMQLAAPATDSALVTLFCGWACKARNYGLCLSSSALGCCRAQTFADIEENIVQLSCGCASTSSARDCFLLTGSDSQRSVKRNMTELHKNGDVPETLENESIQKQCCSPRSCCVPALGVNTNNLGLSSLSTAKSLRSLSIASSAPSLNSSLFIWETDSSPCDLGSTERPIDTIFKFHKAIRKDLEYLDVESGKLNEGDETTIHQFSGRFRLLWGLYRAHSNAEDDIVFPALESKETLHNVSHSYMLDHKQEEKLFEDISCVLSELSSLHEAMQKSHMSENLDEINLGSSDAKDSDNIRKYNELATKLQGMCKSVRVTLDQHIFREELELWPLFGKYFTVEEQDKIVGRIIGTTGAEVLQSMLPWVTSALTEDEQNKMMDTWKQATKNTMFNEWLNECLKESPVPVSPTETSECSTSQRGADYQESLDLNDQMFKPGWKDIFRMNQNELESEIRKVYRDSTLDPRRKAYLVQNLMTSRWIAAQQKLPKALSGDSSNKEIEGRSPSFRDSEKQVLGCEHYKRNCKVRAACCGKLFTCRFCHDNVSDHSMDRKATLEMMCMVCLTIQPVGPVCMSPSCNGLSMAKYYCNICKFFDDERNVYHCPYCNICRVGQGLGIDYFHCMKCNCCLGIKSTSHKCLEKGLEMNCPICCDDLFTSSATVRALPCGHYMHSACFQAYTCSHYTCPICSKSLGDMAVYFGMLDALLATEELPEEYRNRYQDVLCNDCDRKGTSRFHWLYHKCGFCGSYNTRVIKTEATNSSCS